GAGTGAATAAAATTCACAAATAAGAGCACAAAAGAAAACAGAACAAACAAGAAACTCATTCATACAAAGATTGAGATTTATAGAAACTGAAAGTGCCTGCAATAAAATTGCAGGGTTTTAACCATTATCTAGGATAATAAAAGAATTTGAAGCTGCCTTTGTCCCACTACTTCAACATCAACAAGAGGTTAAACTCCTACGGAGTATTGGCAACTTGGATGGGATCCATTTTTCAACAAAACTTCATCCCTGCCCGCCGGCAGGCGGGGTCTACGGCGAAGGAGAGCTATTCAACGGCAAAATTGGATTAACCCTCCGCTGCGCTCCAACTCATCTCTCATAACTCATAATTCATAACTCAGGCCGAGTTAGTTTTAAGGAATAGCGCATTGCACGCAAATTGGGATGCTACCGATTAATCCTACTCCATTTCAGCAGATAACATGAAGTTAGTGTTAACGCCAAGTGCCAAAGATTGAGGATAAATTAACTGTTTTTCAAAAGCCATAACCGGTTTATTGCCTATTTTTGGTACAGGTAACTGAAAGCAATCTATTTTCCTAAAACAGAAAATTCAATGCGGCACCTCCCAGTAAATAAAACGCTACTTACCCTCCTGCTCATAAGCATGTGCACCACCCTGACAATGGCGCAGGAACCGGGCGAGTTGGAATTACAATTTCCCAAGGTTGCCACCCGAGCAACCGAGCCATTCCTATTTTCCACCACCACCCTAACGGCGGAGGACCTAAAGTGGAGCCTACACGATGCCGGCAGCTACGGGCAGGGCGTTGAAGGACCTTTTGGTTACGAGGGCGTAAGCCAGCAGGTTGGCGTAAAGGGATACTTAGGGTATCGGCTTACGGTGTATGCCAGCGCGGCCATTGGTATTCCACGCGAAGGCAACACCACCACAAGCGCTCAGCGGGCGGAGATTATCCACGATTTTGTGGGAGGCAGAAAGAGCTATGGAATGCGCCTCGGTTTAGGCGTTGGCTTTAGCAACGATTTTAGCAATGCCAAGTCGCTGCTCAGCCGCATCACCCTCTCCTTCGATACCCCCAATTTAAAAGCCAGCGGAAACCTGCTCGTAGAGCACACCTTTGCTCAAGGTAGGGATGGTGTTGACGTAATTACCAACCTTGGATTTCAATACCGGCTGTTTAGAAACTTTTATGCCGGTTTCGAAGCCATTGGGCAGGATTTGGAGGGCTTTTGGGAGGCAGATGAAGCCGAAGGCGGAGCAAAATTAATGGTTGGTCCGTCGCTAAGCCTCGCACCCAAAAAATCGAGGCTTTCATTTGCTTTTTGCGGGGGACCTGCCATACATGCCACGCACAGCACGGTTACAAACCCCAATGCCATAAGGGAACTTCCCGCTCAATCAGGCTTTGTAGTAATGGCCAGCGTAATATACAGCTTGTCGGGAAGTTAGACATTATCATATAACTGGAGCGCCCTAGATTGCGCAATCACTAAGTGGCTGCAAACTCAAAAAAACCGTTGAAACGGTTTGGAATTGATAAAGCTGCCATATAATCCCACGGTTGAAACCGTGGGCTATGTCATTCAATGGCGAAGGTTTGTAGACCAGCGCCCTAGGCTGCGCAACTATTCATCGTGAATTGCAGGGCTAGAGAATTTGTTGCACACCTACGGAGTGCCAATTCACCTTCATCCTATATACTACCAACGTTTGGCTCCTATGGAGCCTTGCGCTTTCGATTCACCCGCTCGCCCCGACAACCACGCAACGCTCCGTCCGGTCGTTTCGTCCCATCGGGAAATGGTGTTATGCAATATTTTATTACTTTACCGCGGTTAAAAATTATGCCAACCCTTAAAGCGCTACCTCATGGAAAAGCTCTATATTCTTTGGACTACCGACAACAAGGACACCATCAGCAAAATGCTCGCTATGTATGCCATCAACGCAAAAACCCACGGTTGGTGGAGCCATGTAACGGTAATTATTTGGGGAGCCTCGGCCAAGCTTGCCGGTGCCGATGTGGAGGTACAATCGCAAATTAAGGCGATGCTGACCAATGGCTTGGTGGTGGAGGCGTGCAAAGCCTGCAGCGACAGCTTTGGGGTTAGCGATACGCTCACCAGCCTAGGCGTAAACGTCCGTTACATGGGCCAACCATTAACCGAATATCTCAAGTCGGGCGATCGATTGCTGACCTTATAGGAATTAAGAATTGTAGCTAATCAAACTGCGTTCTACCTACGGACCATGCCCGTCGACCTCTTAAAATATAAAATGCCCAAATTCTTCAATCCGGGCATTTTATGGTATTACATTTTAATGTTCTAGCCTCTCTTTCTCGGTTCAATTCCAAAGGTGAATCCACCCTTAACGCGTTCGATCAGCTCGGGTAGTATGTCCTGATACTCGCCAACAATTCCAAAGTCGGCATGGTGAAAAATGGCTGCCTTGGGGTTGTGGTCGATGGCAATTATCTTGCCGGCCTCCTTCATTCCCGCAATATGCTGAATGGCTCCGGAAATACCAACGGCAACATACACCTTGGGGCGAATGGTTTTACCCGTTTGTCCAATCTGCCGGGCATATTCGCTAACACCCTCGTCAACCACCGGTCGGCTGCAGGCCCATTCAGCATTTATCCCTTGGTTTATCAGTTCGGTGGCAAGATTTTTTATCAAGCCCAAACTGTCGTTGGTGGTTCCTCTTCCACCGGAAATAATGATATCGGCATCGAAAAGGTTTTGCAGGCCGCCCTCGCCTCTCACGGTTTTCTGGATCTCAACCACAAAATCCCTGTCGCTCAGCGAAGGGCTGAAGCTGGAAACTATACCCTTTCGACCTTCAACTCGCTTGGGAACCTCAAAGGTACCTGCACGGGCGGTGGAAACCTGTGGGCAAACAAAGCCCAGAATGGTGGCCAACTTACTTTCGCCATAGGTTGGGCGCCTTGACTCAAGAATGGGGGTGTAAATCACCTGCTCCTTCTTATCCACATACTCTCCAATCTCAAGTCCGGTGCAGTCAGCAGTTACGCCACTGTTGGTTTTCATGCCAATGCGGGGGGCCAGCTCCCTACCGGAGGTGGTTGCCGCAAACAGGGCAATCTCCGGTTTTCGTAGCCTTATAACCTGTGCAAAGATGGAGGAGAATGGGAGCACAAGGTACTCCTCTAGCTTATCGTTTTCCACAACAACAACTTCGTCGGAACCATGCTCGATAAGGATTTGTGCCAGTGGTTCTACATTTTTCCCAATAATCAAGGTCATCACCTTGGTATCGTTGCCAAGCTGGTTTGCTAGGTTTCGAGCAGGAGTGAGCAGCTCAAGCGATGGACGGGAAATTTTGCCATTAACCACCTCTGCCCAGGTTAGTATTCCACGTGCACCCTCCCTAAAATCTTTTTCGGGGAAATCGGGCCTGTCAACCTCCTTTTTTGCAGCCTGCTCCTTCTTCTGCAGCACATTGCCACCCTTTTTGAAGTTGGCAATAAGGTTATCAACCAAGGAAGATTCGTTATGTCCCTCCGACATGGTGATGGGTGGTCGTTCACTCACAATGTTTACCACCTTGGCCACAATGGTTGGAGAACCGCTAATGCCAATTTTCTCGGTTCCCAATCCAACATCGGCAATTCCAAAGGTTGTGATTTTAATAGTCCTAGCCCTAACGGCTCCGCTAAGGGATGGCTTTCGTGGTGGAATACCGGTTGGGGTAAGGGAGATAACGCAGGGCATGGGGAGCTGCATCATTTGGTAGCCACCCTCAATAATTCGTTTAGCAACCACCTTGCCAACGCCATCGGCCTTTACGCTCTCCACAAAGGTTGCCTGTGGAATGCCAATGCTTTCGGCCACCTGCGATGGAACGTGGGCCGTATCGCCATCGCTGGTTTGCCTCCCCGCTAGGATGATAAATGGCTCCTTGGAATCCTTGGTAAACCCCAGATGCTTGAGCATGGTGGATATGGCCAAACCGGTGGCGTAGGTATCGCTCCCGCCCAGCTTGCGATCCGACAAGAGGTAGGCCTCGTCGTAGCCCATGGAGATTGCCGTGCGCAAGGAGGCCTCAAAAGAGCTGGGCCCCATGGAGCAAACGATAAGCCTTGCATCGGGATGCTGCTTTTTGAGTTGCAACCCCGCTTCCAACCCAAATTGGCAATCGATGTTGATAATCGATTTTGCCTTTGTCCGGTCCATCAACCCATCCTCGCCCATTCTCATTTCGCTGGGAACCGGTACCTGCTTTATTAAGCTTATTATTGTTAATGCCATTGCTTCATATCTTTAAAAGTTACATGTTTTGAAATTCCGGACCATTTCCTCCATTGGGAACCATCCACGTAATTCCCTGCTCGGGCGATTTAATATCGCAGGTTTTGCAATGCATGCAATTCTCGGCATGGATCCTCAGCTCCTTCTCCCCATCCTTATTTGTATGAAGTTCATATACCTCCGATGAACAGAAGAACTGGCATGGAGCGCCAAATTGGTCAATGTTCACCGTGCTAAATTTATCCGGATTGTTAATCTTTAAATGGACCTCCTGCAGCTCGTCGTGGTGAACTCCCGAAAAGAATACATCGGTAGCCTTATCGAAGGTGAGCACCTTGTCGAACTCCAGCTGGCTTTTAAAACGATCGCTGAACGATTTCCCCTTAAATTCGCTAAGATTTTGGGTGGTGGTGTAATCGGCATGCGACTTTAGTCGACCAAAGAATCCTGCCCCGCCGGTTATCAGCTGAGTTCCAAAATGGAGACCTCCAAGAAAGAGCCCCTTGGCAAATCCCTGTCTGAAGTTCCGAACCTGATACATCTCCCTGTGGATAGTACTAGCTTTTAACAACTCCGTATACTGCTGAAGCATATCTTCGGAAAAATTGTTGGCCTGCAACGCCTTGGCAACGACTTCGGCGGCAAGCATTCCCGATTTAATGGCTAGGTGTATGCCTTTCAAAGCTGGCATGGTTACCAAACCGGCGCTATCGCCTACAATTAGGGCATTGTCCACATACAGCTTAGGCATGGCGTAATAGCCACCCTCCGGCAAGGTCTTAGCACCATACTCCACCAGTTTTCCACCCTTCAGAAACTTTGCCACAAAAGGGTTGGTTTTCCATACCTGAAATGCATCGTGTGTGTCAAAGGAGGGATCTCTGTAGTCGAGGCCTACCACCAACCCAACGGCAACTCTGTTATCGTTCAGTCCATAAATAAAACCCCCACCAAACTCATCATTGTTGAGCGGATAGCCCATGGTGTGGTAAATTTCGCCTGGGGCGATGTTGCCTTCGGGAACTGCCCACAGCTCCTTGCAACCCAGCGAGTATATCTGTTCGTTCCGGTTCTTGCTGAGATTGAACTTGTTTATAAGCATTTTGGCCAAACTACCACGTGTTCCTTCGGCAAAAATGGTGATCTTTGCTTCAACGCGAGTGCCAACCTGAAAATTCTCCAGCTGATGTCCATGATGATCGATACCGGTATCCTTGGTCTTGGCACCAACTACTTTTCCATCCTTGTACAAAATCTCATCCACCGCAAAACCAGGATATATCTCTACACCTTTCTCCTCTGCTTTAACAGCCAGATAACGACATATTTTGCCGAGCGAAGCGGTATAGTTACCCTTATTGTTCATGTAAGGAACATGGAAGGGAAGAGCAATGCTTCCATTTTTCCCTAGCAATACAGTTTTGTCCCTTTT
Above is a genomic segment from Williamwhitmania sp. containing:
- a CDS encoding FAD-binding protein — protein: MALTIISLIKQVPVPSEMRMGEDGLMDRTKAKSIINIDCQFGLEAGLQLKKQHPDARLIVCSMGPSSFEASLRTAISMGYDEAYLLSDRKLGGSDTYATGLAISTMLKHLGFTKDSKEPFIILAGRQTSDGDTAHVPSQVAESIGIPQATFVESVKADGVGKVVAKRIIEGGYQMMQLPMPCVISLTPTGIPPRKPSLSGAVRARTIKITTFGIADVGLGTEKIGISGSPTIVAKVVNIVSERPPITMSEGHNESSLVDNLIANFKKGGNVLQKKEQAAKKEVDRPDFPEKDFREGARGILTWAEVVNGKISRPSLELLTPARNLANQLGNDTKVMTLIIGKNVEPLAQILIEHGSDEVVVVENDKLEEYLVLPFSSIFAQVIRLRKPEIALFAATTSGRELAPRIGMKTNSGVTADCTGLEIGEYVDKKEQVIYTPILESRRPTYGESKLATILGFVCPQVSTARAGTFEVPKRVEGRKGIVSSFSPSLSDRDFVVEIQKTVRGEGGLQNLFDADIIISGGRGTTNDSLGLIKNLATELINQGINAEWACSRPVVDEGVSEYARQIGQTGKTIRPKVYVAVGISGAIQHIAGMKEAGKIIAIDHNPKAAIFHHADFGIVGEYQDILPELIERVKGGFTFGIEPRKRG
- a CDS encoding electron-transfer flavoprotein:ubiquinone oxidoreductase, with amino-acid sequence MNNVDTISTDVLIIGGGPSGLATAIHLADKLRQNGRSDRILLIEKGSSIGSHIMSGAVVKPAVFKELLPDVDFSEIPFNAKVKRDKTVLLGKNGSIALPFHVPYMNNKGNYTASLGKICRYLAVKAEEKGVEIYPGFAVDEILYKDGKVVGAKTKDTGIDHHGHQLENFQVGTRVEAKITIFAEGTRGSLAKMLINKFNLSKNRNEQIYSLGCKELWAVPEGNIAPGEIYHTMGYPLNNDEFGGGFIYGLNDNRVAVGLVVGLDYRDPSFDTHDAFQVWKTNPFVAKFLKGGKLVEYGAKTLPEGGYYAMPKLYVDNALIVGDSAGLVTMPALKGIHLAIKSGMLAAEVVAKALQANNFSEDMLQQYTELLKASTIHREMYQVRNFRQGFAKGLFLGGLHFGTQLITGGAGFFGRLKSHADYTTTQNLSEFKGKSFSDRFKSQLEFDKVLTFDKATDVFFSGVHHDELQEVHLKINNPDKFSTVNIDQFGAPCQFFCSSEVYELHTNKDGEKELRIHAENCMHCKTCDIKSPEQGITWMVPNGGNGPEFQNM
- a CDS encoding DsrE family protein — translated: MEKLYILWTTDNKDTISKMLAMYAINAKTHGWWSHVTVIIWGASAKLAGADVEVQSQIKAMLTNGLVVEACKACSDSFGVSDTLTSLGVNVRYMGQPLTEYLKSGDRLLTL